The following are from one region of the Fusarium keratoplasticum isolate Fu6.1 chromosome 4, whole genome shotgun sequence genome:
- a CDS encoding Protein HRI1: MTLRLSTRISIRWADDAPSEPTDTVVLSVGDYFMDLRITKADQSIDWAFAGTREILSRDPLHCRWSHTIDSRLSFDPDEGKFQPLPNGDDLETGSMPCAEKGNQITPYEEVWRELQPRHGMNRGWILQGQLGGDDVFLGQYGGIYLAMRQNKQGVFSVLKEELTNVQGRLRWKRAYLSGDLKLPSHSSMGVISPPEEEKWRVGGTAVFDGQVYQVRALEIHGQETTIKARTSRL, encoded by the exons ATGACTCTCCGACTCTCTACGAGAATCTCCATTCGATGGGCCGACGATGCTCCCTCCGAGCCCACCGATACCGTGGTGCTAAGTGTCGGCGATTATTTCATGGACCTGCGCATCACCAAAGCAGATCAGTCCATCGACTGGGCATTTGCTGGAACCAGGGAGATCCTATCACGGGACCCTC TCCACTGCAGATGGAGCCATACAATCGACTCCAGACTCTCCTTTGACCCAGATGAAGGAAAGTTTCAGCCACTCCCAAATGgcgacgacctcgagaccGGATCTATGCCCTGTGCTGAAAAGGGAAACCAAATCACGCCTTACGAAGAAGTTTGGCGAGAGCTCCAACCCAGGCATGGAATGAACCGCGGCTGGATCCTCCAAGGACAATTAGGTGGCGATGATGTCTTCCTCGGCCAGTATGGTGGCATCTACCTTGCTATGCGCCAGAATAAGCAGGGCGTGTTCAGCGTTCTAAAGGAGGAGTTGACCAACGTCCAAGGTCGGCTGCGGTGGAAGAGAGCGTATCTATCAGGTGACCTGAAGCTTCCGTCACATTCAAGCATGGGCGTCATTTCTCCACCCGAAGAAGAGAAGTGGAGGGTCGGCGGAACCGCAGTATTTGATGGTCAGGTATACCAGGTTCGCGCATTGGAGATTCATGGGCAGGAAACAACTATCAAGGCGCGGACATCACGACTGTAG